A region of Maribacter algicola DNA encodes the following proteins:
- the rfbA gene encoding glucose-1-phosphate thymidylyltransferase RfbA produces MKGIILAGGTGSRLHPITLAVSKQLMPIYDKPMIYYPLATLMSAGIREILIITTLQDAPIFEKLLGDGSQLGCEFQYAVQEHPNGLAEAFIIGEQFIGDDKVALILGDNIFYGSGLAKLLQLNNNPEGGIIYGYHVNDPQRYGVVEFDNSGKVISIEEKPKKPKSNYAVPGIYFYDNEVIEIAKSIRPSKRGELEITDVNKAYLGKGKLQVSILDRGTAWLDTGTFGSLMQASHLVEVIQQRQGLKIGCIEEMAYTMEYIDKEQLFQLAKPLMNSGYGEYLINLP; encoded by the coding sequence TTAATGCCCATTTATGACAAACCTATGATTTATTATCCCTTGGCCACTTTAATGTCAGCCGGAATAAGAGAGATATTGATTATTACCACACTGCAGGATGCGCCTATTTTTGAAAAATTATTAGGAGATGGCTCGCAACTTGGGTGTGAGTTTCAATATGCTGTTCAGGAACACCCTAATGGCTTGGCAGAAGCATTCATCATTGGAGAGCAATTTATTGGAGATGATAAGGTTGCGCTAATTTTGGGAGATAATATTTTTTACGGCTCTGGGCTGGCAAAGCTTTTGCAACTGAATAATAATCCGGAAGGAGGCATTATTTATGGGTATCACGTAAATGATCCGCAACGGTATGGAGTAGTTGAGTTTGATAATTCTGGAAAGGTGATTTCCATTGAGGAAAAACCGAAAAAACCAAAATCAAATTATGCCGTGCCTGGTATTTATTTTTACGATAACGAAGTAATTGAAATTGCAAAAAGTATCCGACCCAGTAAAAGGGGAGAATTGGAAATAACGGATGTAAACAAGGCTTATCTGGGAAAGGGGAAGTTGCAGGTAAGCATCTTAGACCGTGGCACGGCATGGTTGGACACGGGAACATTTGGCTCATTGATGCAAGCCAGCCATTTAGTGGAGGTAATTCAGCAGAGACAAGGACTTAAAATTGGTTGTATTGAGGAGATGGCCTATACCATGGAATATATTGACAAGGAACAATTATTTCAACTGGCAAAACCTTTAATGAATAGCGGGTATGGGGAGTATTTAATTAATTTGCCTTGA
- a CDS encoding acyltransferase → MIYIDYFAHESAIIDKDSNIGKGSKIWHFSHIMTDCIIGENCNIGQNVVVSPKVILGNNVKVQNNVSIYTGVICEDDVFLGPSVVFTNVINPRSAINRRDKYAKTVVKKGASIGANATIVCGNDIGEYAFIGAGAVVTKDVPAYALLVGNPAKQIGWVGEYGHRLQFNSQNEAICPESEQKYKIEDGKVTRIA, encoded by the coding sequence ATGATATATATTGATTATTTTGCTCATGAGAGTGCAATTATAGACAAAGATTCTAACATAGGAAAAGGCTCTAAAATCTGGCATTTTTCTCATATAATGACAGACTGTATTATTGGCGAGAACTGTAATATTGGACAAAACGTAGTTGTTTCACCTAAGGTCATATTGGGAAACAACGTAAAAGTTCAAAACAATGTGTCTATCTATACCGGTGTAATTTGTGAAGATGATGTTTTTTTAGGTCCATCAGTGGTTTTTACCAACGTAATAAATCCGCGAAGTGCTATAAATAGAAGAGATAAATACGCAAAAACGGTAGTAAAAAAGGGCGCCTCCATTGGGGCTAATGCCACCATAGTTTGCGGCAACGACATTGGCGAATATGCCTTTATCGGGGCAGGAGCGGTAGTGACTAAAGACGTGCCCGCCTATGCGTTACTGGTCGGTAATCCTGCCAAACAAATTGGTTGGGTTGGGGAATATGGACATCGGTTGCAATTTAATTCGCAAAATGAGGCCATTTGTCCTGAAAGTGAGCAAAAATATAAAATCGAGGACGGTAAAGTAACAAGAATAGCATAA
- a CDS encoding Gfo/Idh/MocA family protein has translation MKNFALIGAAGYIAPRHMKAIKDTGNNLLAAFDKGDSVGVIDSYFPKADFFVEFERFDRHIEKLKYEREMFLDFVSICSPNYLHDAHIRFALRSGADAICEKPLVLNPWNIDKLKKVEENTGKKVYNILQLRVHPSIIALKEKVKNAKKDKKFEVDLTYLTSRGHWYHTSWKGDHSKSGGIATNIGVHFYDMLSWIFGDVQENIVHVHEKDRAAGYLEFENARVRWFLSINADYLPHEIKEKGQSTFRSITIDGEELEFSGGFTDLHTMVYQDILDGKGYGLEAARTAIEIVHNIRASEPVGLRGEYHSLLVGLDS, from the coding sequence ATGAAGAATTTTGCATTGATAGGTGCAGCGGGCTATATTGCTCCAAGACATATGAAGGCCATTAAGGATACAGGAAACAATTTGTTGGCCGCCTTTGATAAAGGGGATAGCGTTGGGGTGATAGATTCCTATTTTCCCAAAGCTGATTTTTTTGTTGAATTCGAACGTTTCGACCGACATATCGAAAAGTTGAAGTACGAAAGGGAAATGTTCTTAGATTTCGTTAGCATCTGCTCACCCAATTATCTTCACGATGCCCACATTCGTTTTGCATTGCGTTCTGGAGCGGACGCTATTTGCGAAAAACCTTTGGTACTTAATCCTTGGAACATCGATAAACTTAAAAAAGTAGAAGAGAACACAGGCAAAAAAGTTTACAATATCCTACAACTGAGAGTACACCCGTCTATCATTGCACTCAAGGAAAAGGTAAAAAACGCGAAAAAAGACAAAAAATTTGAGGTTGATTTAACCTATTTGACCTCTAGAGGGCATTGGTACCATACCTCTTGGAAAGGGGACCATAGCAAATCAGGAGGTATCGCAACCAACATCGGGGTCCATTTTTATGATATGCTTTCTTGGATCTTTGGCGATGTTCAAGAGAATATCGTGCACGTTCATGAAAAGGATCGGGCCGCCGGTTATTTGGAATTTGAAAATGCCAGGGTTAGATGGTTCTTATCCATTAATGCGGACTATCTTCCCCATGAGATCAAGGAGAAAGGACAAAGCACTTTCAGGTCGATTACCATTGATGGCGAAGAATTGGAGTTCAGCGGTGGCTTTACCGATTTGCATACCATGGTATACCAAGATATTCTTGATGGCAAAGGTTATGGCCTTGAGGCGGCAAGAACCGCAATAGAAATTGTCCATAATATTAGGGCTTCAGAACCCGTTGGTTTGCGAGGTGAGTACCATTCCCTTCTAGTAGGCCTTGATTCTTGA
- a CDS encoding DegT/DnrJ/EryC1/StrS family aminotransferase, whose protein sequence is MNIDFANLDKAFKEHEDEFLTAALEVMSSARYILGKETDEFEEKLRQFTGSQHALGCSSGTDALLLALMALGIRSRDEIITTPFTFIATAETIACLGARPVFVDIDEETFNIDASLIEAAISENTKAIMPVSLYGQMADMDEINRIAEKYGLAVIEDGAQSFGALYKGKRSCNTSTIGCASFFPAKPLGCFGDGGAVFTKDEKLYEMMKAMRVHGQVKRYVHKYIGMGGRLDNLQAAILSVKMNYYEEDIKRRQKVADNYKTRLKGIIPTPVVKEDRTSVWAQFTIRVQNRGWVQENLAKVGVPTAVHYPIPMHLQECFGYLGYKFGDFPVSEMCADEVMSLPMNPYLSENELDYITNNLIKLL, encoded by the coding sequence ATGAATATAGATTTTGCCAACTTGGATAAGGCATTTAAGGAGCACGAGGATGAATTTTTGACAGCAGCCCTCGAAGTAATGTCTTCAGCACGATATATTTTGGGCAAGGAAACTGATGAATTTGAGGAAAAACTGAGGCAATTTACCGGCTCGCAACATGCGCTTGGATGTTCTTCCGGTACAGATGCACTTTTATTGGCTTTAATGGCCCTAGGAATACGTTCAAGAGACGAAATAATCACTACGCCGTTTACATTTATCGCCACAGCCGAAACAATTGCTTGCTTGGGTGCAAGACCTGTTTTTGTAGATATAGATGAGGAAACTTTTAACATCGATGCCTCATTAATTGAAGCCGCCATATCCGAAAACACGAAGGCCATTATGCCAGTATCGCTCTATGGTCAAATGGCGGATATGGATGAGATCAATCGTATTGCGGAAAAATATGGATTGGCCGTTATAGAGGATGGTGCGCAAAGTTTTGGTGCGCTTTATAAGGGCAAAAGGAGCTGTAATACCTCTACTATTGGATGTGCCAGTTTTTTCCCAGCAAAGCCCTTAGGTTGTTTTGGAGACGGGGGTGCCGTTTTTACAAAAGATGAAAAATTATATGAGATGATGAAGGCCATGAGAGTACATGGGCAGGTCAAAAGGTACGTCCATAAATATATTGGCATGGGTGGAAGGCTGGACAATTTGCAGGCGGCCATCTTGAGCGTAAAGATGAATTATTATGAAGAGGACATCAAGAGGAGACAGAAAGTTGCCGACAATTATAAAACTAGGCTAAAAGGCATTATCCCAACACCGGTGGTCAAAGAAGACAGAACATCCGTTTGGGCCCAGTTTACGATAAGGGTACAGAATCGTGGATGGGTTCAGGAGAATTTGGCCAAAGTAGGTGTACCTACTGCCGTGCACTATCCCATACCTATGCATCTACAAGAATGTTTTGGTTATTTAGGTTACAAATTTGGAGATTTTCCCGTAAGCGAAATGTGCGCTGACGAGGTAATGAGTTTGCCCATGAACCCATACCTATCAGAGAATGAACTAGACTATATCACAAACAATCTGATTAAATTACTTTAA
- a CDS encoding lipopolysaccharide biosynthesis protein, whose amino-acid sequence MFSKIWSKFSESEFSRNVSTQILGTGMAQALPFLATPLLTRLYTEEDFATYTSFFAVASIFAVAVGGNYHLAIVLPKAEVEAIKLFTLSIYLTIAYSVAIALILPFFHRLFPDTLKNALFYVPLYVLFFGIWTAYINVSIRHKTFTNNALAKVVQALGYIIIAVGLGFSKLLAFGLVTAKIVGTIISWMFLFRKSRIRFAILPFISLRDMAITYIDYPKYGIWPAFLNTISLQAMVLVLTKFYTTEDLGYFGLTFMVLSAPLTLIGASFKDVFYQKIAFLMNARRYREAQNFHKKAAMALFLMGLPIGIVLFFFGESLFGFVFGTKWNRSGHFASILAISFVVRLVISPLSSLFNATNTLRIASKWQVLYFVSTFVSLGFCAIHLKLGLIKLMWVYVVHEIILYGLYLALQIKTLYGYGQDPDHNNQNC is encoded by the coding sequence TTGTTCTCAAAAATTTGGTCGAAATTTTCAGAATCTGAGTTTTCAAGAAATGTTTCCACTCAAATCTTGGGTACGGGCATGGCACAAGCATTGCCCTTTTTGGCCACCCCTCTTTTGACCCGTTTATACACAGAAGAGGATTTTGCCACGTATACGTCATTTTTCGCTGTGGCCAGTATTTTTGCCGTAGCTGTTGGAGGCAATTATCATCTAGCAATCGTTTTGCCTAAGGCTGAAGTTGAGGCCATTAAGTTATTTACCCTAAGTATATATTTGACCATTGCCTATTCGGTGGCGATTGCGTTGATTTTGCCTTTTTTCCACCGTCTTTTTCCTGACACCTTAAAAAATGCCCTTTTTTACGTACCTCTCTATGTTTTGTTCTTTGGTATTTGGACGGCATACATTAATGTTTCCATTAGACATAAGACCTTTACTAACAACGCCTTGGCAAAGGTAGTGCAAGCTCTTGGTTACATCATCATCGCTGTTGGTTTGGGATTCAGTAAGCTTTTGGCATTTGGGCTGGTAACTGCCAAAATTGTCGGCACTATTATTTCTTGGATGTTTCTTTTCCGTAAATCACGGATAAGGTTTGCCATACTGCCTTTCATATCATTAAGGGATATGGCCATTACCTATATAGATTATCCTAAATACGGCATTTGGCCCGCATTTTTGAATACCATATCGCTTCAGGCCATGGTATTGGTGTTGACAAAATTCTATACGACCGAAGATTTGGGCTATTTTGGCCTCACATTTATGGTTTTGAGCGCTCCATTAACACTTATAGGAGCTTCTTTCAAAGATGTCTTTTATCAAAAAATTGCATTTTTGATGAATGCCCGACGATATCGGGAAGCACAAAACTTCCATAAAAAGGCTGCAATGGCCTTGTTTTTAATGGGACTGCCAATAGGAATCGTACTATTCTTCTTCGGAGAATCGCTTTTTGGTTTTGTTTTTGGCACAAAATGGAATAGATCCGGTCATTTTGCATCAATTCTTGCCATTAGCTTTGTGGTGAGGTTAGTTATAAGTCCGCTTTCATCTCTATTCAATGCCACCAATACCCTGCGAATCGCATCTAAATGGCAGGTTTTGTATTTTGTAAGCACCTTTGTGTCTTTAGGGTTTTGTGCCATTCACCTTAAATTGGGGCTAATAAAACTTATGTGGGTATATGTTGTTCATGAAATCATACTATATGGCTTGTATTTGGCCCTTCAGATAAAAACCCTCTATGGTTATGGTCAAGACCCTGACCACAACAACCAAAATTGCTGA